A stretch of the Candidatus Saccharimonadales bacterium genome encodes the following:
- a CDS encoding helix-turn-helix transcriptional regulator: protein MAIIITIDVMLARRKMSVTELTEKVGITMANLSILKNGKAKAVRLSTLEAICRALDCQPGDIMAYHNDKLSDKPGR, encoded by the coding sequence ATGGCGATAATAATTACTATTGATGTTATGTTAGCGCGTCGCAAAATGAGTGTGACTGAACTCACGGAAAAGGTCGGCATCACTATGGCGAATCTCTCTATTCTGAAAAACGGCAAGGCAAAAGCGGTGCGCCTATCAACGCTGGAGGCGATCTGCCGCGCACTGGACTGTCAGCCTGGTGATATTATGGCGTACCACAACGATAAGTTGTCGGATAAGCCAGGCCGGTAA
- a CDS encoding DUF2975 domain-containing protein, protein MQRSSTLILKAVIAAIGLIVLAICVFVLPRLIGAELRGDFDYGPIFVGMYVSAIPLFFALYQALKLLGYIDRNLAFSTLSVRAVKYIKYSAGAISALYAAGMPYIFYVADRDDAPGVAAVGFVIIGASLVMAIFAGVLQRLVQHAVDIKRENDLTV, encoded by the coding sequence ATGCAACGCAGCTCAACATTGATATTAAAAGCAGTTATCGCGGCCATCGGTCTCATCGTGCTGGCGATTTGTGTTTTCGTATTGCCACGTTTAATCGGCGCGGAGTTGCGGGGTGATTTCGATTACGGCCCGATCTTCGTCGGCATGTATGTATCGGCTATACCTCTTTTCTTCGCTCTCTATCAAGCCCTCAAACTCCTTGGCTACATAGATCGCAATCTGGCTTTTTCGACTCTATCCGTCAGGGCGGTAAAATACATCAAATACAGCGCTGGTGCTATCAGTGCTTTATACGCGGCGGGTATGCCGTATATATTTTATGTAGCAGACCGGGATGACGCACCCGGGGTAGCGGCAGTAGGGTTCGTCATAATTGGCGCGTCGCTTGTCATGGCAATCTTCGCGGGCGTTCTGCAGAGGCTTGTGCAGCATGCTGTCGATATCAAGCGCGAAAATGATTTAACGGTTTGA
- a CDS encoding ATP-binding protein: MLYTWLSYSIPIIGLFVIGLVTVLKDSRQLVNRLFFLLSTVIALWLCALFIADLAADTTISLWSVRTATFVGTLMAPLLLYLGNAFPVQTSKPSNLLFAFAVIPSALFLSAAYTPLLVPGITIEGHSAQPNDLGLLYTLQSLYIAGSFIACIVMMLRKRKHVNSRQRAQIMLFMTGLLIGLLVNVVTGIFLTMLNQSTNFSNLAGALSFFALVATTSYAIVRYRLFDIRLAITRVIGYSITIGVVAAFYSLLIVLIGTKLTSFNDIDAKDLTVLLLPTIFIALTFHYVERFVAKHTQRLFYRDAYNEREVLDKLSDALITENDINTIMEQSLTVLGDALKPRTAYLAVLNASGTVYHQAARGSEEPVSINALLGQLKHEKQMLIDIHENPTSSIARIMAQGDAEILLRLGTPDKPAGLLLLGTKQNGSMYTTQDVALLRICAKSLSLSLENAKKFEQILHFADTMHSEVKRATSRLRKANKELKTLDALKDDFIATASHQLRTPAASVHDALRMLNHPMITKKDRDELIEMAEASSEHLVTVVRTMLNMARLQAGHFTIDKSNTDLVLLTERVIDQVEVLASRKNSRITLLKPDHPVRLNVDVAKINEALSNYIENAIKYSPEHSTVTVDLAVTADKIIFEITDQGMGVPLAEQPNLFGKFYRATNARQEQPDGNGIGLYVVKSIAEGHGGEAYYRPATEQGSVFGFWLPVTSIKT; the protein is encoded by the coding sequence ATGCTTTATACATGGCTTTCATACTCAATACCTATCATCGGACTTTTTGTTATTGGGTTAGTGACAGTACTAAAGGATTCCCGGCAGCTTGTAAACAGACTGTTTTTTCTACTATCTACCGTGATTGCCCTCTGGCTGTGTGCGCTATTCATTGCGGATCTTGCGGCTGACACTACAATCAGTCTGTGGTCTGTTCGTACAGCAACATTCGTAGGCACACTTATGGCACCGCTACTACTATATCTCGGCAACGCCTTCCCCGTTCAGACTAGCAAGCCGTCCAATCTTTTGTTTGCGTTTGCAGTTATACCAAGCGCGCTATTCCTGTCGGCGGCCTATACACCGCTTCTTGTCCCAGGTATTACTATCGAAGGTCATAGTGCACAGCCTAATGACCTCGGACTGCTGTACACATTGCAGAGTCTATATATAGCAGGAAGCTTCATCGCATGTATTGTTATGATGCTCCGCAAGCGCAAGCACGTAAACTCGCGGCAGCGGGCACAGATCATGTTGTTTATGACCGGTTTACTCATTGGCTTACTAGTAAATGTCGTCACTGGAATATTTTTGACGATGCTAAACCAGTCAACGAATTTTTCAAACCTGGCGGGCGCATTATCGTTCTTTGCGTTAGTCGCAACTACTTCGTACGCAATTGTGAGGTATCGGCTGTTCGACATTCGGCTCGCCATAACCCGGGTGATTGGATATTCGATTACAATTGGCGTTGTAGCGGCATTTTATTCGCTGCTGATTGTTCTCATTGGCACGAAGCTTACGTCATTCAATGATATTGACGCTAAGGATCTTACAGTATTACTGTTGCCGACTATATTTATAGCTCTGACATTTCACTATGTAGAACGGTTTGTAGCCAAGCACACACAGCGTCTCTTTTACCGCGACGCCTACAACGAGCGTGAAGTTTTGGACAAATTATCAGACGCGCTCATCACCGAAAACGACATCAATACTATCATGGAGCAAAGTCTCACGGTGCTCGGAGATGCCCTAAAGCCGCGCACGGCTTATCTCGCAGTGCTTAATGCCTCAGGAACTGTCTATCACCAGGCAGCCCGAGGAAGCGAAGAGCCGGTATCAATCAATGCTTTACTTGGCCAGCTCAAGCACGAAAAACAAATGCTTATCGACATTCACGAAAACCCGACAAGCAGCATCGCGCGCATAATGGCCCAAGGTGACGCCGAGATACTACTTCGTCTCGGTACGCCAGATAAGCCCGCAGGATTACTCTTGCTCGGTACGAAGCAAAACGGCAGCATGTACACCACCCAGGACGTAGCATTGCTGCGTATATGCGCAAAAAGCCTAAGCCTGTCACTCGAAAATGCCAAAAAATTTGAACAGATCCTACACTTCGCCGACACCATGCACTCTGAAGTAAAACGGGCAACGTCACGGCTCCGCAAGGCTAACAAAGAGCTCAAAACCCTGGACGCGCTCAAGGATGACTTTATTGCGACAGCGTCGCATCAGCTGCGCACCCCTGCCGCCTCCGTACACGACGCACTCCGCATGCTCAACCATCCGATGATCACAAAAAAGGATCGTGACGAGCTAATAGAAATGGCGGAAGCTAGCAGTGAACATCTGGTTACTGTCGTACGGACCATGCTCAACATGGCACGTCTCCAAGCCGGCCATTTTACAATCGACAAGAGCAATACCGACCTCGTATTACTCACCGAAAGAGTCATCGATCAGGTCGAGGTACTGGCATCACGGAAGAATAGTCGTATCACACTGCTCAAGCCAGATCACCCCGTCCGTCTTAATGTCGATGTCGCCAAAATAAATGAAGCACTGTCAAACTACATCGAAAACGCCATCAAGTACAGTCCGGAACATAGCACGGTCACTGTCGATCTGGCTGTGACGGCCGATAAAATCATCTTCGAAATAACTGACCAGGGTATGGGCGTACCTTTAGCGGAGCAGCCGAATCTGTTTGGTAAATTCTATCGAGCCACGAATGCCCGCCAGGAACAGCCGGACGGCAATGGCATTGGTCTCTACGTCGTCAAATCAATTGCAGAAGGACATGGCGGTGAAGCATACTACCGTCCAGCCACGGAGCAAGGCAGCGTCTTTGGCTTCTGGTTGCCCGTCACATCAATCAAAACATAG
- a CDS encoding zf-TFIIB domain-containing protein, whose product MKCPIDQTELNMTDRQGIEIDYCPQCRGVWLDRGELDKIIERSDASPAPTPPPSTRPYTPEPAQYEQQRHYEPSKPDYHHDQHNTHRKHKKEGFLGDLFDF is encoded by the coding sequence ATGAAATGTCCAATAGACCAAACTGAACTCAATATGACCGATCGTCAAGGCATAGAAATAGATTATTGCCCGCAGTGCCGGGGTGTCTGGCTCGACCGCGGCGAACTTGACAAAATCATCGAACGTAGCGACGCGTCACCTGCCCCGACGCCCCCACCGTCAACACGCCCGTACACTCCAGAGCCGGCGCAGTATGAGCAACAGCGCCACTATGAGCCGTCAAAGCCCGATTACCACCACGACCAGCACAATACACATCGAAAGCACAAGAAAGAAGGCTTCCTGGGTGATTTGTTTGATTTCTAG